A genomic region of Desulfosarcina ovata subsp. ovata contains the following coding sequences:
- a CDS encoding ABC transporter permease codes for MRRQHPLIVAASCLTLLFLYLPLLGVAIFSVNDARRGLVWKGFTLKWYLKLFENDWILQAAWNTLLLAVVSTIVATLLGTILAIAMDRFPWRPRTSGVLDVILHIPVVIPDIILAAALVVAFGLLRMVSSIFEPGLLNMIIGHITFQIAFVALVVRSRLVAIGSEVEEAARDLFATNWYILRKVMLPLLMPGIIAGAMLAFTLSLDDFVISFFTAGPDSQTLPLFIFAAVRRGVTPQIHALSTLIMLVTVILVVATERFTRKHEAA; via the coding sequence ATGAGACGCCAGCATCCCCTGATCGTCGCGGCGTCCTGCCTGACCCTGCTTTTTCTCTACCTGCCCCTTCTGGGAGTGGCGATTTTTTCGGTCAACGACGCCCGCCGCGGGCTGGTCTGGAAGGGGTTCACCCTTAAGTGGTATCTCAAGCTGTTCGAGAACGACTGGATTCTCCAGGCCGCCTGGAACACGCTGCTGCTGGCCGTGGTCTCCACCATCGTCGCCACCCTGTTGGGAACCATCCTGGCCATTGCCATGGACCGTTTTCCCTGGCGGCCGCGGACCAGCGGCGTTCTGGACGTGATCCTGCACATTCCCGTGGTGATCCCCGATATTATCCTGGCCGCCGCCCTGGTGGTGGCCTTCGGCCTGTTGCGCATGGTCTCCTCCATTTTCGAGCCGGGCCTTCTTAACATGATCATTGGCCATATCACTTTCCAGATCGCCTTCGTCGCCCTGGTGGTGAGAAGTCGCCTGGTGGCTATCGGCAGTGAAGTGGAGGAGGCGGCCCGTGACCTGTTCGCCACCAACTGGTATATCTTGAGAAAAGTGATGCTGCCGCTGCTCATGCCCGGCATCATCGCCGGTGCGATGCTGGCCTTCACCCTCTCGCTGGATGATTTCGTGATCAGCTTTTTTACTGCCGGCCCCGATTCCCAGACGCTGCCGCTGTTCATTTTCGCGGCCGTGCGTCGGGGGGTGACCCCGCAGATCCATGCCCTGTCAACCCTGATCATGCTGGTCACCGTGATTCTGGTCGTTGCGACCGAACGCTTTACCCGCAAACACGAGGCTGCGTAA
- a CDS encoding spermidine/putrescine ABC transporter substrate-binding protein: MRKIGLLMAVMVLLSVVAASAEEVRIYTWSEYMDEEKMPTDFEARTGIKVRLDIYENNEEMVAKLQAGGVSQYDIIVPSDYIMPVLINQNLVQPLDHGQIPNLGNLKPIFRNTTYDPGNKYSVAYQWGTVGLMYRKDKVSADAVKSWSVLFDAAKQPGAFWLIDSVREMMGIALVYQGKDFNSTNPVDLKAAADLLVATKRTKNCMGFKPGVGGKNDVVAGTAVAAIVYNGDAIQSVSQEPDKLGFVIPKEGSEIWYDSMCIPAKAPNPAAAHKWINWILDPQVGAELSNYNQYATPNAAAEAHITPEDLENSGIYPTPEIMEKLYFTKDLGKQNRIMDEAWTRAKSH, from the coding sequence ATGCGAAAAATTGGACTGCTCATGGCGGTAATGGTGCTGTTGTCGGTAGTGGCGGCCAGTGCCGAAGAGGTGAGAATTTATACTTGGTCGGAGTATATGGACGAGGAGAAAATGCCGACCGACTTCGAGGCCCGGACCGGGATCAAGGTGCGGCTGGATATCTACGAGAACAACGAGGAGATGGTGGCCAAGCTCCAGGCCGGTGGCGTGAGCCAGTATGACATCATCGTGCCGTCCGACTACATCATGCCGGTATTGATCAACCAGAACCTGGTCCAGCCCCTGGATCACGGACAGATACCCAACCTGGGCAACCTCAAACCGATTTTCCGAAACACCACCTATGATCCGGGCAACAAATACTCCGTGGCCTACCAGTGGGGCACGGTGGGGCTCATGTACCGCAAGGACAAAGTCAGCGCGGATGCGGTGAAAAGCTGGTCCGTGCTCTTCGATGCGGCGAAACAGCCCGGCGCCTTCTGGCTGATCGACTCGGTCCGTGAGATGATGGGCATCGCCCTGGTCTACCAGGGCAAGGATTTCAACAGCACCAACCCCGTGGATCTCAAGGCCGCCGCCGACCTTCTGGTGGCCACCAAACGCACCAAGAACTGCATGGGCTTCAAACCGGGTGTGGGCGGTAAGAACGATGTGGTTGCCGGCACGGCCGTGGCCGCTATCGTCTACAATGGCGACGCCATCCAGTCGGTCAGCCAGGAACCGGACAAACTGGGTTTCGTGATTCCCAAAGAGGGTAGTGAGATCTGGTATGACTCCATGTGCATTCCCGCCAAGGCGCCCAACCCCGCGGCGGCGCACAAGTGGATCAACTGGATTCTCGATCCCCAGGTGGGTGCCGAACTCTCCAACTACAACCAGTACGCCACCCCCAACGCGGCCGCCGAAGCTCACATTACGCCGGAAGACCTTGAAAATTCGGGTATTTATCCCACTCCCGAGATCATGGAAAAGCTTTACTTCACCAAGGATCTGGGCAAGCAGAACCGCATCATGGACGAGGCCTGGACCCGCGCCAAGTCCCACTGA
- a CDS encoding ISAzo13-like element transposase-related protein has protein sequence MKIGEYSRGGKTRGDNQAADHDMGCKEKYTPFGVLDEDSGQLNIIFGSSFKTSDFILDSLYEWWDHIPAEERDSISLLQIKADNGPESNGQRTQFLKRMVDFTDYIAKPVQILYYPPYHSKYNPVERCWGILEQHWNGTKLVDRETMLEWAKSMTWKGINPIVKFSQKVYLKGISLSKKAMRKVESRLQRNPLLPKWDIRINPA, from the coding sequence GTGAAAATCGGAGAATATAGCCGCGGAGGTAAAACACGTGGCGATAATCAGGCTGCCGACCACGACATGGGTTGTAAGGAAAAATATACGCCGTTTGGTGTATTGGATGAAGACAGCGGACAGTTGAACATCATCTTTGGAAGTTCCTTCAAGACAAGCGATTTTATCTTAGACAGCCTATATGAATGGTGGGACCACATACCTGCCGAGGAACGCGATAGCATTTCCCTCCTTCAGATTAAGGCTGATAACGGCCCGGAGAGCAATGGGCAGCGAACTCAGTTTCTCAAGCGAATGGTGGATTTCACTGACTACATCGCAAAGCCCGTACAAATTCTTTATTACCCGCCATACCACAGCAAATATAACCCTGTGGAGCGATGTTGGGGAATCTTGGAACAACATTGGAACGGAACCAAGCTTGTGGATAGGGAAACCATGCTTGAATGGGCGAAGAGCATGACATGGAAAGGTATCAACCCGATTGTGAAGTTCAGTCAAAAAGTGTATCTTAAAGGGATCTCACTGTCTAAAAAGGCTATGCGAAAAGTGGAATCAAGGTTGCAACGAAATCCTCTGTTGCCGAAATGGGACATCAGGATAAATCCTGCTTAA
- a CDS encoding ISAzo13-like element transposase-related protein, protein MGLNEKRTGIICLGAKKACCGNKIWEEKHPEVAAVLFELAEFHAQQDPTFRTTLSFTRLTAAEALKQLRDKGFPEEMLPSPRTMANILNRNGFRLRLVEKAKPLKKTRKQTLFSTISKKRTDNSLTKERPSE, encoded by the coding sequence TTGGGTCTGAATGAAAAACGCACCGGCATCATTTGTTTGGGTGCAAAAAAAGCTTGTTGCGGCAACAAAATTTGGGAAGAAAAACATCCAGAGGTCGCCGCAGTGTTATTTGAATTGGCCGAATTCCATGCCCAACAGGACCCGACTTTCCGTACAACGTTGTCATTTACTCGTTTGACGGCAGCGGAAGCACTAAAACAGTTGCGAGATAAGGGTTTCCCGGAGGAAATGCTCCCATCACCCAGAACCATGGCAAATATACTCAACCGAAACGGCTTTCGTTTGCGTCTGGTAGAGAAAGCCAAACCTTTAAAAAAAACCCGCAAACAGACGCTATTTTCAACAATATCAAAGAAAAGGACGGACAACAGTTTGACGAAGGAGAGACCAAGCGAATAA
- a CDS encoding DNA-binding protein, whose translation MKTVTLDVRKPADSMADFTKAWKTGKAQESARISFATPELLWRVLTAKRWELLKVLCGAGPVSIREAARRVGRDVKAVHGDVTALLNAGILIRTDDRRIVFLFEAVKVEFLLHVA comes from the coding sequence ATGAAAACCGTAACTCTTGACGTACGAAAACCTGCCGATTCGATGGCAGATTTTACAAAGGCATGGAAAACAGGAAAGGCCCAAGAGTCCGCACGCATCAGCTTTGCAACTCCGGAATTGCTTTGGAGGGTATTAACCGCAAAGCGGTGGGAGTTGCTCAAGGTTCTCTGCGGAGCAGGTCCTGTCTCAATCCGCGAAGCAGCGAGACGTGTCGGGCGTGATGTAAAGGCAGTTCATGGTGATGTTACTGCACTTTTAAACGCTGGGATACTCATTCGCACCGACGACAGGCGTATTGTCTTTCTATTCGAAGCTGTTAAAGTCGAATTTCTGTTGCATGTGGCATAG
- a CDS encoding DNA methylase, with protein sequence MANNRLTQLEEIIAANQHHFHQTGKALKQIRDDQLFRDLLFDSFEGYVKDRWDMARSQAYRLIKAANVIDNLSPIGDGILPENEYQARILTRFTKEDQRKIWRAFIASGMALTAKNIRKYAHQTLKAKHVKKKNASVVDIISADYKTAVMAMLEQIRSAQNDDWQTTSRQAALFWLKVMKEKIIRHERQRL encoded by the coding sequence ATGGCCAACAACCGACTCACCCAATTGGAGGAGATCATCGCTGCCAATCAACACCATTTTCACCAAACCGGTAAGGCATTAAAGCAGATTCGAGACGATCAATTGTTTCGAGATTTGCTGTTCGATTCGTTTGAAGGCTATGTCAAGGACCGGTGGGATATGGCCCGATCCCAGGCATATCGTCTGATTAAGGCCGCCAATGTCATCGACAATTTGTCTCCAATTGGCGACGGCATCCTTCCGGAGAATGAATACCAGGCCAGGATTCTAACGCGTTTTACAAAAGAGGATCAACGCAAGATCTGGCGTGCATTTATCGCATCCGGCATGGCGCTCACGGCTAAGAATATTAGAAAGTACGCCCATCAAACCCTAAAGGCCAAGCATGTCAAAAAAAAGAATGCGTCTGTGGTCGATATCATCAGCGCAGACTATAAAACGGCCGTGATGGCCATGCTGGAACAGATTCGGTCGGCGCAAAACGATGATTGGCAAACGACATCCAGACAAGCGGCCTTATTCTGGCTGAAAGTGATGAAAGAGAAAATCATTCGTCATGAAAGACAAAGACTTTGA
- a CDS encoding integrase: MKDKDFEQLPMDDRFLILLHKKIMDKTGSAKRRAKKYYMDQYRKTGVIPKPLLLAGQGIMEGRKCSGRRRVLTEKIQNRFIEMVKASSDPSDDRFVFITRHGRTIKNYHAWLEQEFERSISLSALRRFARQANLKVYLEKPDFEEKNDPSVCFKDEPVFDLIQMDGCRFRYFKIRSDDGVWAKPQVIEFFDTGSRNMLVLDAYFSESSLNSVDLFEKFLVSTPFPQKKIRLRPDNAKGFVNLKRPINELNIKFSLPGGFYLQPNFSRIHAPKDKAHLESSHRSIHHFEMRIIKHFEDRIVKTEPGYIYKKGKKGKITITYLDIDLATLRQSGLLEAYRRQHNEQKHYYSVNGKTSAWVPKEKFDDGLAQYEWITFSADDVRHFVKYGYDKINATVGAKGIITFKKQTYYVAVGAQHFSRHKSTKVYISDLGDKLFIFEHKENGILLGEALRREPYEKPVKKAGTEPNAVELISAFLQEKKMAVDRPRLIDIHLRGLTLDAAQTIYRQHRKRYIAYAIKLRQPETITGKALFNAFILDCERQLSNNPLAPYASCSENKVL; the protein is encoded by the coding sequence ATGAAAGACAAAGACTTTGAACAACTGCCCATGGACGACCGTTTCCTGATCTTGCTGCACAAAAAGATCATGGACAAAACCGGCAGCGCCAAACGCAGGGCCAAAAAATATTACATGGATCAATACCGTAAGACCGGCGTCATTCCCAAACCGCTGCTGCTTGCCGGCCAAGGCATCATGGAAGGCAGAAAGTGCAGCGGCCGGCGCCGGGTCTTGACCGAAAAAATCCAAAACCGCTTCATCGAGATGGTCAAGGCTTCCAGCGATCCATCGGACGATCGTTTTGTATTTATCACCCGCCATGGACGAACCATCAAAAATTACCACGCCTGGCTCGAACAAGAGTTCGAACGTAGCATCTCACTTAGCGCTTTAAGGCGTTTTGCCAGGCAAGCCAACCTCAAGGTCTATTTGGAAAAACCAGACTTCGAGGAAAAGAACGATCCCAGCGTCTGCTTTAAGGACGAACCGGTCTTCGATTTGATTCAAATGGACGGATGCAGGTTTCGCTATTTCAAGATTCGATCGGACGACGGCGTTTGGGCCAAGCCCCAGGTGATCGAGTTTTTTGACACCGGATCGCGCAACATGCTTGTGCTTGACGCCTATTTTTCCGAAAGCAGTCTAAATTCGGTGGACCTGTTCGAGAAATTTTTGGTGAGCACCCCCTTTCCGCAAAAAAAGATACGGCTGAGACCGGACAATGCAAAGGGTTTTGTCAACCTGAAACGCCCCATCAACGAACTGAACATCAAATTTTCATTGCCAGGCGGATTTTATCTGCAACCAAACTTCTCACGCATCCATGCGCCCAAGGACAAAGCACATCTGGAATCATCCCATCGCAGCATCCATCATTTTGAAATGCGGATCATCAAGCACTTTGAAGACCGCATCGTTAAGACAGAACCGGGCTATATCTACAAAAAGGGCAAAAAAGGAAAAATTACCATCACCTATCTCGACATCGATCTTGCAACGCTGCGCCAGAGTGGTTTACTCGAAGCCTATCGCCGGCAGCACAATGAGCAAAAGCACTATTATTCTGTGAACGGTAAAACATCGGCCTGGGTGCCCAAGGAGAAGTTTGACGACGGTCTTGCCCAATACGAGTGGATAACGTTCAGTGCGGATGACGTACGCCATTTCGTCAAATACGGCTATGACAAGATCAACGCCACCGTGGGGGCGAAAGGCATCATTACTTTCAAAAAGCAGACCTACTATGTGGCCGTTGGCGCGCAACACTTCAGCCGCCACAAGAGCACCAAGGTGTATATCTCCGATCTTGGCGACAAGCTGTTTATCTTCGAGCATAAGGAAAACGGTATCCTGCTGGGTGAAGCGCTGCGCCGGGAACCTTACGAAAAGCCGGTCAAAAAGGCAGGCACCGAACCCAACGCGGTTGAATTGATCAGCGCTTTTCTGCAGGAGAAAAAGATGGCGGTGGACAGGCCACGACTGATTGACATCCATCTTCGGGGTTTGACCCTCGATGCCGCCCAAACAATCTATCGGCAACACCGGAAACGATATATCGCTTACGCGATCAAACTACGCCAGCCTGAAACCATCACCGGCAAGGCGCTTTTCAATGCGTTCATTTTGGATTGCGAAAGACAATTGTCAAACAACCCTTTGGCCCCGTATGCCTCATGCAGCGAAAACAAAGTTTTATAA
- a CDS encoding ATP-binding protein, with translation MQRKQSFINDKRRVSYLSAVYNRIYRGQSVLIEGEYGVGKTRFLELLKPKKLQGVWVESLFNVHEMLASILQGLNYEAVATYRRTPHHLKLIRNLTDYYIIIDEANDIEKRVWPYLKRIMDAHVPIVLAGLPKVRTYLTSQHPDILSRLKTLILYPIVVEDFILEYKDFESEAIEQIYVATRGDMRKFKEICTDCRDKAKELGHSFVDLNLVVDFLANLHPM, from the coding sequence ATGCAGCGAAAACAAAGTTTTATAAACGATAAGCGCCGGGTCTCCTATCTATCCGCGGTATACAACCGGATCTACCGGGGACAGAGCGTATTGATCGAGGGCGAATATGGTGTCGGAAAAACTCGTTTCCTCGAACTGCTCAAACCCAAAAAACTTCAAGGCGTATGGGTGGAGTCGCTTTTCAATGTGCATGAAATGTTGGCCTCCATCCTTCAAGGGTTGAACTACGAGGCGGTGGCCACTTATCGGCGCACGCCCCATCATTTGAAGCTGATCCGCAATCTGACCGATTATTACATCATCATCGACGAGGCCAATGACATCGAAAAAAGGGTTTGGCCCTACCTGAAACGAATCATGGACGCGCACGTGCCCATCGTTTTGGCCGGACTGCCAAAGGTGAGGACATATTTGACCAGCCAGCATCCGGATATCCTCAGCCGATTGAAAACCTTGATTCTGTATCCCATCGTAGTCGAGGATTTCATCCTGGAATACAAGGATTTTGAATCTGAAGCCATCGAACAGATTTATGTGGCCACCAGGGGCGATATGAGAAAGTTCAAGGAAATTTGCACGGATTGCCGCGACAAGGCCAAAGAACTGGGCCATAGCTTCGTCGATTTAAATCTGGTGGTCGACTTTCTCGCCAATCTTCATCCCATGTAG